The DNA region TGCCTTCGCCGTCGACATCGAGATTTGCGTGTTTCCGCAGGAGGGGCTTCTCAACGATCCGGGAACCGAGGAACTACTTGTCGAAGCCTGCGAGCGCGGCGCCGATCTGATCGGCGGGTGCCCCTATACCGATACGCAGCCCGAGGCCCAGATCGAGCGGATCTTCGCCATTGCCGGCCGTTTCGATCTCGATGTCGATTTCCATCTCGACTTCGACCTCGATCCAAGCTGGACGCATCTGGACGCGGTCATCGCGGCGACGGAGCGGCTTGGCTGGGGCGGGCGGGTCGCGGTCGGCCATGTCACCAAGCTCTCCTCCATGCCGCGCGAGATTTTTGCCGACTATGGCCGCCGCCTCGCCGCCGCCGGTATCGCCGTTACCGTGTTGCCTGCAACCGATCTTTTTCTGATGGGCCGAGCCTTCGAGTACGACGTTCCTCGAGGCGTGACGCCGGCGCACCGGCTCGCCGCGCTCGGCGTCACCTGCTCGCTCGCGACCAACAATGTCCTCAACCCGTTCACGCCCTTCGGCGATGCGTCGCTCGGCCGTATCGCCAATCTCTATGCCAACATCGCGCAGCTCGGTCGCCGCGCCGAGATGCTTGGCTGTCTCGACATGGTGACAGCCTCGCCGGCAAGGCTGATGCGCTGCTCCGACTATGGCATCGCCGTCGGCAACCCGGCCGACCTCGTCGTTATGGACGCGGTCGATCCCGCCCTCGCCATCGCCGAGATCGCGCCGCCGCTGATGGGCTTCAAGCGTGGCATCCAGACTTTCGAGCGCCCGGCCGCGCGGCTCATCCGGCCCGTCCGATGATATGACCGGCGAAGCGGCGCTTTGCGCGCTCAGCTTTGTTGACAAGGCCGGCTCAGTCCTGTCCGATCCCCGGCGGCCAAGCGGGCGAGGGTTCGAGTGATCGGTGAAACGCGTTTGAAGCCGACGGCCCTCTGGGCAGCCATCGCCATGGTGGTGGGGATCGGTATCGTGGAGGCGCTCGATCAGTTCGGCGCGCCGCCGATGCTGGCCGCGTTCTTCCCGCTGCTGCCGATCGCCATCGTCCTGATCGCCGGCCTGCGCATGGGCAGCCTGACCTTCACCGACATGATCCGCGGTGGCGCCTTTGGCGAGACGGCGACGGGATGGGCGGTCGCCGGCCTTTCCACCGGCGCGGTGCTGCTGGTCGCGGCGCCGATGGCGACCGCCTTCGGTGGCTTTGAAGGTCTCCTTCTCCTTGCCGCGCTGCTGGCTGGATTCGGGCTGGCCGCTTTCCTGCTCGTACCGACGCTGCGAGCCACGAGCGAGCCTACCTTGGCCGCAGCCATCGGCACTCGCTTCGGCAGCGGCGCCCGATCGCTTGCCGCGATCGCGATCGGCCTCGCGCTGGTCCCCCTCCTCGCCGCAGAGGCCTCGCTTGCCGGGCTCATGGCGTCGCGCATGCTCGGCGTGTCCGCCGGGCCCGTACGCGACGGCCTGATCGTGCTGGCGTTGATCGCATGCCTGATCGGCGGGGTACGGGCCGCCCTCGCCATGGCGGCGATCGCGACGCCGATCGTTGCCCTCGCCTATTGGACGCCAGTCGCCATCGTCTCGCTCGATTTGAGCGCGTTTCCCATGCCGTGGATCGGACTTGCCGAGGGCGCGATGGCGAGTGCGCCGGCGCGCGTGTCGGGGACAATCGTTCTGGCGCTGGTCATCTGTCTCGTCGCTGGCGTCGCCACGCTGCCGACGCTGCTGCTGCCGGCATGGTCGAAGCGGAAGCGTCCGACGGGTCCGCGCAGCCGCTGGATCGCCTTCTGTGTCGCCGGCGCCCTCATCCTGGCGGCGCCGAGCTACGCTCTGCTCGGCAGCGGCCTCGGCATTGACGCGACCGTCAACCCGGCAGGCCTGGTGCTCAACTTCGCTGGAAGCGCCAGCCTTTCCGCCCTGCCCTCCGTGCTGCTCATCGGCGGGCTGTTGGTCGCGGCGCTCGTCGCTGCCACGGCCCTGCTCGCCACAGCGGCGGCGGGAATCGGCAATGATCTTTATGCCGAGCTTATCGAGGGCTCGGCGCCGGAGGGCCGGCGGATCTTCATCGCGCGGCTTTCGATGGTCGTTATCGCCCTTTGCGCAGCAGGTCTCTCCCGGGCGACGCAGGACGATGTGGCGCTGCTTGCCGGCAGTGGACTTTCGATCAGCGCCGCCAGCCTCGGCCCGCTGCTGCTCGTCGGCTGGCCCATCCGAAGCGTCGGCTCGGTCGCCGCCGTCTCCGCCATTTCGGTCGGGCTCTGGCTGACCGTCGCCGATATCGGCCTCGCCCTCCTGTTCCCGGATGTCGCCGGCCGGTTCCTCGGCATGGGCACGATCGCCCCGACCGTGCTCGGCCCGACGGGCTGGTTCGGATTGCCGGTGGCCCTTTCGGGGATGACCGGCGTGATCTTCGGCGTCATCACGCTATGGGCCGTGACGGAGCTGCCGCGCACGGATTGGCGCAGGCTCGGCATCAAGCTTCAGCAGGCCGGGGCGACGACGCTCGCCGCCGCCCGCCGCACGGCCGAACAGGTCCGACCGAAAGCGGCGGCGGTTCCTTCGGCCTCAGAACCTTCTCCGGCGGCCTCCCTTCCAACCAGCGACACGCCAATGGCCAATCCGGTGTCGCCGACCGAACCAGTCGCCATGTCGTCCTCCAGCCCGCCAACCCAATCGGCTGCCCCGGCGGCCGAAACTCCTGCATCCTGAAAGGTCACGCCCGTGCCAGCCGACAGCTTCGTCGAGCCGCCCCGCAAGCAGCTCTTCCCGTCGATCGAGCCCTATGCCGTCCACCGCCTCAAGGTCTCTGACCTGCATGAGATTTATGTCGAGGAATGTGGCAATCCGAACGGCAAGCCCGTGTTGATGGTCCATGGCGGGCCGGGCGCCGGCTGCGGACCCAACATGCGGCGCTATCACGACCCCGAGGCCTATCGGATCATTCTCTTCGATCAGCGCGGCTGTGGCCGGTCCAGCCCGCATGCGGAGCTACGGGAGAACACGACCTGGGACCTCGTGGCCGACATGGAGCGTATCCGCGAGCATCTCGGCATCGATCGCTGGCAGATCTTCGGCGGGTCCTGGGGCTCCTGCCTCGGCCTCGCCTATGCCGAAACCCACCCCGAACGGGTAAGCGAAATGCTGCTGCGCGGCATCTTCACGCTGAGGCAGAGCGAGTTGCTGTGGTTTTACCAGGAGGGCGCTTCCTGGATCCTGCCGGAGGCGTTCGAGGCGTATCAGTCCGAGATCCCCGAGGCAGAGCGTGGCGACATGATCGGCGCCTATTACAAACGCCTGACGGGAGACGATGAAGCCACGCGGCTGAGCGCAGCGCGCGCCTGGAGCATGTGGGAGGGCGGCGCGCTGTCCCTGCTTCCCGATCCGAGCCGCGTTGCTGCCTTCGGGTCGCCCTATTACGCGCTCGCCTTCGCGCGGATCGAATGCCACTACTTCGTCCATCGCGGCTTTTTCGATCGCGACGACCATCTGCTTGCCCATGCCGATCGGATCGCCGACATTCCGGGCGCGATCATCCATGGGCGCTACGATCTCTGCACCCCGGTGGCGATCGCCTATGAGCTTTCCAAGGTCTGGCCGAAGGCCGAGTTGCGGATCGTCCCGGACGGCGGCCACGCCATGTCGGAGCCCGGCCTCGTGCATGAACTCGTCGCGGCGACAGAGCGGTTCAAGACCGCCTGATCGCCCGGATCGTCAGGTCCGGTTGTCGTCGCCGCGCTTCATTTCGCGCATCAGGCCAAAGAAGCGCCGCATCAGCTCCTCGCTGAAATCGAGGGCGCGCTGCGCTTCTTCGTCCGAGGAAAGATCGGGCGAAGCGACGGGCGCGGCCTTCTTGTCATGCTCGAGCGTCTCGACGCGCATGCGCAGCGCCGCCAGTTCGCGGACAAGCGTTTCGATCTGTTCACTAAGCGCCGACAGCCGGTCAGGCTGGTTCAGCACGTCCTCGGGTATCGTCGCGCAGCGCCACGGCGCGGCGGCATCCGCCGTTTCGCGCCGGCAATGGGAGACGATTCCGGTGCGGGTATCGAGCCGGACGAAACCGCCTTCCGAGGGCACCATGGTGAAGCGGCCAGCCTCCGGGACCGGGGCCTCTACGGGCGGGGGCGCATCCTCGGCCCGCGCCGACGGCAGGGCAACCCAGCTTGAAACCGTCAGCGAAAGGACGGCGATGCAGGCGGCAAGACCTCTCATGATCACGCTCCTCCGGCCCAGCCAGAACCAAGACTAGCACGCGCGGACGGCCGGCGGGCGACGCTTCGCCCGCTCGCCTCAACTGCCGCCGCCGGCTTCCTTCTGCCGTAACAGTCCGCTGACGACATGCACCGTACGGCGCAGCTCATCGAGCGCCTTTTCGATCTCGACCTTCTGCCCCTCCAGGATGCCGATCTGCTCGTTGAACCGCCGGAGCGCCAGTTGCATCTGCTGCACCTGACCGTCCTTCAGGTCGTAGAGCTCCAGCATGTCCTTGATCTCCATGAGCGAGAAGCCGACCTTCTTGCCCATGAGCACAAGTTTGAGCCGGCCACGATCGCGCCGGGAATAGATACGGTTCAGGCCGTCGCGGCTCGGATTGAGCAGGCCCTTGTCCTCATAGAAGCGCAAGGTGCGCAGCGTCACGCCGAATTCGCGCGACAGATCCCCGATGGTAAAGCTCGTCTGCCGATTGCCGTCGGGAATTCCCGTCGCATCGATGTCGTCTCTCGAAATATCGGCAAACTGCGCCATACGCTTCCAACCCAAACTGCCGCCTAGACCCGCCTCTTCAACCAGCGACACAAATCATATCGAGGTCTTGCCGTGCGGATAGGGCAAGGTGAAGGCGGGCAGCTGTCATCATTGCCGCATCTTGGCGAACGGATCGCTCAGAAACGGTTAAATCTCCTTACCGAACCGTCGCCGCGATGCCTATCGGTTAACTCCCTGTTTACCATGATCGACCGAAACTCGCCTCCATGAGGGATTCGCCCGCCGGGCTGCGGCGACGGGGACCAGCAGAAAGATGCTCACCAGGGCGTCCAGGGGCCAGACGAGATGAGATCGGGCAGCAGATCCGGCTATGAGGTCAGCGAAAGCGGCTCCGCCCAACCGCCGCGACCGAAGGGCTCACTGAGATCGGGCGACGAGGCAAGCGCCGCGCGTATCGCTGCGCTTTCGGCCCTTGTCGACGAACTCAGCGGCCAGATCGATGCGATCGAGGGATCCTCGCGACGCGAGGCCATACGGCGCGGCGTGAGGCAGGCTGCCGCGCAACCCGAACCCCGGCCGGTTCGGTCAGAGCCATCCCGCCCCGACCCACAAACCGAACGCCTCGGCGCCATCGAAAGCCGGCTGGCCGCCATCGCCGCGCAGATCGCCAAGCGCGAGGCACCGGCCCAAGCCTCGCCGACACCTCGGCGCGAAGAAATCGGCCCTCTGCAGTCGGCCATTGCCGAGATTTCGGCCCGCCAGCAGACGATCGATCGCGTCAGCGGTCCGAAGCTCCCTGCCGTCGACACGATCGCCCTCGAAGATGCGTTGCAGGCGCTGCGCGAGGAGATCGTCGCACTGGATCGCCGCATCGTCAGCGAAGTGCGACGCGGCGAGGAATTCGGCCGTTCGCTGCGCTCGGAACTCGTTGAGCGGGCGAGCCCGCCGGCATCGTCCGCGACCGAGGCCGCCCTTGCCGGGCTGCGCTCCGATCTCGCCGGCATCCGGCAGGGGCTGGAGCTTGCCGCGCGCGAGACGACGCTCGCCAGCGTCGAATCGGGCTATGGCCACATGATCGAGCGGCTCGACGATATCGTCCGCCGTGTTCCCGAGCGCGAGCGGCTCGACACGATCAGCCGGGAGATTGCCCGGTTGGCCGACAGGGTCGAGCAGGCACCACGTCCGCGCGAGATCGATGGCGAACTCGAGGACATCCGCAACGCCATCGCCTCGATCGCGACGCGGCGGCCGGACGATACGCTTTCCGTGCAGATCGCGGAGCTTCGGCAGGCCGTCGAGCGGATCGGCGAGACGGCGGGCCGCACCGGCGACGTGTCGCGGATCGAAGACCGTCTTGACGCCATCGCGGGACGGCTGGACGGCTCGGGGGAGCGGCGGCTTGC from Kaistia algarum includes:
- the pip gene encoding prolyl aminopeptidase codes for the protein MPADSFVEPPRKQLFPSIEPYAVHRLKVSDLHEIYVEECGNPNGKPVLMVHGGPGAGCGPNMRRYHDPEAYRIILFDQRGCGRSSPHAELRENTTWDLVADMERIREHLGIDRWQIFGGSWGSCLGLAYAETHPERVSEMLLRGIFTLRQSELLWFYQEGASWILPEAFEAYQSEIPEAERGDMIGAYYKRLTGDDEATRLSAARAWSMWEGGALSLLPDPSRVAAFGSPYYALAFARIECHYFVHRGFFDRDDHLLAHADRIADIPGAIIHGRYDLCTPVAIAYELSKVWPKAELRIVPDGGHAMSEPGLVHELVAATERFKTA
- a CDS encoding MerR family transcriptional regulator — encoded protein: MAQFADISRDDIDATGIPDGNRQTSFTIGDLSREFGVTLRTLRFYEDKGLLNPSRDGLNRIYSRRDRGRLKLVLMGKKVGFSLMEIKDMLELYDLKDGQVQQMQLALRRFNEQIGILEGQKVEIEKALDELRRTVHVVSGLLRQKEAGGGS
- a CDS encoding amidohydrolase family protein — translated: MPFDLVLSGAHVPELSDAPLSIGVTDGQIEAIGTTIGAGIVEMDASGRLVLPGFVDSHIHLDKSCILDRCRAEGSLAEAIAEVARLKRDFDEEDVYARAETTLVKAILQGTTRIRTHVEVDPRIGLRSFAALQRLKRDYAFAVDIEICVFPQEGLLNDPGTEELLVEACERGADLIGGCPYTDTQPEAQIERIFAIAGRFDLDVDFHLDFDLDPSWTHLDAVIAATERLGWGGRVAVGHVTKLSSMPREIFADYGRRLAAAGIAVTVLPATDLFLMGRAFEYDVPRGVTPAHRLAALGVTCSLATNNVLNPFTPFGDASLGRIANLYANIAQLGRRAEMLGCLDMVTASPARLMRCSDYGIAVGNPADLVVMDAVDPALAIAEIAPPLMGFKRGIQTFERPAARLIRPVR
- a CDS encoding SLC5/6 family protein; this encodes MIGETRLKPTALWAAIAMVVGIGIVEALDQFGAPPMLAAFFPLLPIAIVLIAGLRMGSLTFTDMIRGGAFGETATGWAVAGLSTGAVLLVAAPMATAFGGFEGLLLLAALLAGFGLAAFLLVPTLRATSEPTLAAAIGTRFGSGARSLAAIAIGLALVPLLAAEASLAGLMASRMLGVSAGPVRDGLIVLALIACLIGGVRAALAMAAIATPIVALAYWTPVAIVSLDLSAFPMPWIGLAEGAMASAPARVSGTIVLALVICLVAGVATLPTLLLPAWSKRKRPTGPRSRWIAFCVAGALILAAPSYALLGSGLGIDATVNPAGLVLNFAGSASLSALPSVLLIGGLLVAALVAATALLATAAAGIGNDLYAELIEGSAPEGRRIFIARLSMVVIALCAAGLSRATQDDVALLAGSGLSISAASLGPLLLVGWPIRSVGSVAAVSAISVGLWLTVADIGLALLFPDVAGRFLGMGTIAPTVLGPTGWFGLPVALSGMTGVIFGVITLWAVTELPRTDWRRLGIKLQQAGATTLAAARRTAEQVRPKAAAVPSASEPSPAASLPTSDTPMANPVSPTEPVAMSSSSPPTQSAAPAAETPAS